The sequence TCGTGGCGTTTTGTTCTTTCGTCAATTGGTCGAGCCATCTCTGATAATCTTCCTCGGTTTCGACGACCAATTGGCCCTTCATCTTGTAATGCCCCCAGCCGCACAACTGCGAGCAAGGAAGGTCGTAAGTGCCGATGACCATCGGGCGGAACCAGACGGGAATCCTCATTCCAGGCACGGCGTCCTGCTTCACCCGCATATTGGGGATGAAGAAGCCGTGCAACACGTCCTGCGACTTCAGTTCCACTAGTGCCATCTTGCCGACCGGCAGGTGAATATCGTTCACCGTGAACAGATCGTCCGGCGTGCCGAGTTTGCCGTCCTTGCCCGGATAGCGGACCCGCCATTCGAATTGGCGGGCCTGCACCTCCAGCTCGACGACGTTCGGATCGCGCTCGCCGTTGGGGAGCGTGGCGGAGGGGTTCCGAATCTTGGAATCGGCCCAGGCGTTCATCTGGTAGATGGCGATGAACAGCAGCGTGACCGCGGGCAGAATCGTCCACACGATCTCGAGATGATGGCTGCCATGCGTGTATTTAGCCGGTTTTGGATTTGCCTGGGCATTGTATTTCCAGAGGAACCAAAACAGCGCTCCCTCGGTGGCAATGAACACGATCCCCGTCAGCCAGAGGATGAACATGAACAGGTGGTCGACGTTCCGGCCATTTTCGGAAGCGTCGAGCGGCAGCCAGATGTTCACGGTCGGCGAGGCGCCATAAACGAACACCCCGACGCCGAAAATCGGCACGGTCAGAAAGAACAGGCTCCAGAATTTACCCACGGAATTGAATCCTCGCGATCAGCGTGTGACGAGTTCTCCGTGCCCGCCGTTGGTGATGTCCGCATCGACTCCCAACTCGCCGCCCGGTTCGTAGGGGAGCGCCATCACGTAGTCGATCAGATTCCACAACCGCCGGCTTTGCAGCTTTTCCATTTCGGGATCGACGATCTTCGCGATGAACTCGGTCTTCTTGCGGAGCTTCATCTCTTGCACGTCGTCGGCGTCATCCTCGCCGATCACCAGATCGGGGAACTTCGCCTT comes from Pirellulales bacterium and encodes:
- a CDS encoding cytochrome c oxidase subunit II produces the protein MGKFWSLFFLTVPIFGVGVFVYGASPTVNIWLPLDASENGRNVDHLFMFILWLTGIVFIATEGALFWFLWKYNAQANPKPAKYTHGSHHLEIVWTILPAVTLLFIAIYQMNAWADSKIRNPSATLPNGERDPNVVELEVQARQFEWRVRYPGKDGKLGTPDDLFTVNDIHLPVGKMALVELKSQDVLHGFFIPNMRVKQDAVPGMRIPVWFRPMVIGTYDLPCSQLCGWGHYKMKGQLVVETEEDYQRWLDQLTKEQNAT